The Scomber japonicus isolate fScoJap1 chromosome 12, fScoJap1.pri, whole genome shotgun sequence sequence TTATTTACAATGTCAAAGTTAAAAAGTTTAAACTCTATACCCTACCGTGTATGATCCAGGGACTTGATGTCTGCCATGTCAAAGACTGTGATAATGACTGTAAAAGAAGAGCAGGGAGTTTCCGCATTGTTCCTttctccatgatgttaaagctaCTTATTCAAAGTCAGTCATTAGAACAATGTCTTACCCTGTGCACCTCTGTAGTATGCAGAAGCGATGCATTTGAATTTTTCCTGCCCAGCAGTATCCCAGCTAtataatgaaaaaaggaagcGATTGGGTATGCAGAGCAGAAGCCGAAGTATTCTCAAGCGATGTATGCATGATTGAATTCTTGAAAACAAACTACTCAcatctgaagagagaaaggTACTCCAGATATCTCAAACCTCTCGATCTCAAAATCCACTCCTATGGTGGCCTTGTAGTCTCTTTCAAATACATCCTTACAAAACCTGAAAACAGCAAAAAGCAAATTCAGTTTTTTCCACCACCAGAAGACATGAACAAACTGCAATAAGGGGTTGCAAGACATGGACATGGCTTCATTTTTCAAGGGTTACAAGTTAAGTCAAGATTGGCTACCTATCAATGACGTACCTATTTATAAGACAAGTCTTTCCCACATTAAGGTCTCCAACAACCACcacttttgacattttctgtcGGTCCCACCTTTAAAGAAAGGAAATGTATTATTCAATAAGAGACATGCTTTGAATGTGATGTTTAAAATACAGCTGAGAATGATGCATCAAAGACTCACGGCTGATTCCTGACAGCTCTGTCTTTACAGGCTGCTTTAGTCTGAATGTCCCAGTCTATCTTCAGCTGCACACAAGCTGCAGGTGTGTAACACTGAAAAGAACAACAGCATATAGTACTGACATTTACTCTGCACACctgttataaaaatatatcGTATTATATGTCTGAATTTGTATCATAATGTATGAGTCAACAGGTATCTTGCTGGGTACTACGTGTTGTCATGCAAAGATAATTCCTTAGTAACTCCACTATGCTGCATGTGTCAATATTTCACTGTAACTGGGAAACAATAAACTGGGCTGAGTCAATCTCTGATAACAAGAAACACACTTAAACTGGCCACTATGGTACTGCAACATCTTACAGCTTTCACTTTTGTGTAATTTATGAATCAAAATATTCTGGATATATTTAGAGCTGCAGCTAACgattactatttttttattaattcatctgactattattttcttgattaatgaagtgaaaaatgtaattttctgtttCCAGAAGCCCAAGATGATgcattcaaatgtcttgttttgtcccaaccTACAGTTTACAACCTAAAGATATTCAACTTACTGTTATTTGAAAATAACTTGAAaattatttgaatatattgaaaattatcagaatagttgcagattaatttaatAGCTGACAACTAATCGATTCACTGAGTAATAGTTGCAACTCTAGGTGTAGTTTGCTGTTGCCAAAAAGATGAAGGTCAGCTTGAGTTTGCAGGTGATACATTGCACCTGCAAAATTGTGTGCTTTTATCATAAGACTTTGGACCTTTTCAATGGCAGTTAAAATGGAAGGAAACTGACTTTATGGTGGattaatgattatttaaaacaaactttttgacctactttcacatttttaaatctattcTTGTACTTGCATATATTCTATGTAGAACCACTGGGTGTTTCCTAAGACAGACTACACTGAGAACCTGTGACGCTGTAGAAGCCAAAGTTGCAGACAAAATCAAAGGTTCCTGTAAAAAACGGTGCCTTAATGTATTATTTGGAGATGACCCAGAAAGCATAAAGATACAGTTCATTGGCAAAAGCTCTGATAGGATAGCTGGCTGTAACAGCCCATAATTACCCTGATCTGACAGTGATTTGGCCATCtgagaaagttagatagaatgCCACAGGTTCCTAATAAACTTCAGGTCTTCTAGACAGTGCCGCCTCTACCATTCTCACTCTCACAGTGGTAATGAGCCTATATTACACTTACTATATATACTGCTCATTTTATTAGTGACAAAAGAGTCTGTCTGATAATGATTTACCTTCGGCAATTCCCAGATGACCCTGTCGTTGCCGATGGGCGGTGGGAATGGCATCATCCCATTCCTGTTATCCTGCATGATGACCTGTGAGGGAATGTGTAACAGCAGTTAGCGCAGTTGATCTAATTCAGTGAAATAACCAGTGTTCCtttaacatgtgtgtgctttttcttTCTAGAGGTCACATGTTCTCCTAACCAAATACAAAATCTGATTCATCCCAACATTTAGCTTGAGTGGAGCTACACacagtgtgtacagtgtgtgtgtgtgtgtgtgtgtgtgtgtgtgtgtgacaggcaCAGCTGGTAACTAGTGTGTAACAGTGATAATAACATCCATATATATTTGATGGTTGATGGTTTGAGGGCAGAAGACACTGGTAGGGACATTGATGTCTTTCAGGATGTGGCTGCAGCATCAAGCCATCACTATAAGGTTGACTTTTGCCTTCAAAATGAAAGCACGTTTACTAAAGACGAAGCAAATATACGTTCACTATTTAACACATACGTTATTACCACTTCTActgtcattttatgtttttaatttacagCCCCTGCTTTAAAATTGTGTCGCACTATTCTGTAAACCAGCCGTAGCTTGTAGGTAAGTTTTTAATTTGTAGGTTCTGAACGGAAGTATTGCCACAGTTTGTTTACCGTGACAGTATAGGCGGCTGGCACTGACACCGCAACCAACTACTGCATGCTATCTCACCTTTGTCTGCTTTTTTACCCTTAAACATGTCTTGCTGTTACACTGTGACTCAGTTCAGAAGCTCTGTGAAAGAATTATACTCACCGTAAATGAAATAACGTCGAATATCCCCCTCTGTCTTCCTGACTGGGgactctgctgcagctgcaagACCCGACGCTGTTGGAAGATGAGCTCGTTTCCATGACAACCATGTTGCGCCTGTGTCACGTGATACGTTGATTTTTATTGCACGTGGTTGAAAACGAGGTCCCTCACAGGGGTCCCCTAAAATCACTGTCAaagcaaagattttttttttttttttttttttgatgtaatATGCCTTTAATGCCAAAACTATAATACAGTGAACAGGTAGCCTATAATAGAAGTAAGTTGTTTATTGGGACGTTACCACTTGATGTACCGATACAGAGTTAGTTTATAGTTCATTTGCATCTGCAGTTCTCAGTAGGTCAATCATACAACGTATAACAGGACAATAACAAACAGtgcaaagcaaaaaacacacaatacacatacaaaatacaaagctGCACACAATATCACATCACATACAATGTAGAGTCAGTGGTCACAATACACCTGCACAGATTGTAATCCATTCCCTCATTTACTGCAATGATATTAATACAGTATAATGCACAAAACATGATCACTACACACAGTGTGAACCCAGGGTGCAACCGAGTCCAGCTGTCAGCATGTAAACAGTTTTagcaatataataataattgcaaCATTATTACATTGCTGGCCAAATAAATATGGTAGTACGATAGCCAAATACATCTGTCATCTGTCCAGTCCTGCTGTGTGCCCAAGCAAGTGTCTTTTCAAGTATGGGTCAAAACTGTTATATCAgccaaacacatacacacacacctgcataaCCTAACCCACTAAGCTGATTTATCATTTACTGCATAAGTAAGTCATTCTGATATTTCCTACCTGACAGTATGTGTTACCCATGGTTTAAGCATAGTATGATGGGTAGTAGGTCATTCTGATAGATATTTCCAGCATGACAGGATGCGCTACACTACTTGACGGGATGAACTACCATGATTTCTTTAAGGTAGGTTATTGGTAGGTCATCCTGAGGAGGTAGGGAAACTTTTCAGAACACCCCTTTCTCAATGGGTATTGAAAAGtgtattaaaagtgtttttagtTCAATTTTATTTGCAATCATTTTCCTAGAGTAGTGAAAAGTTAGCTCCACTGTCCCAGAGTTTGCAGAGCCATAGAACAAAAGTGGAGTAATTGCACCATCTTGTGGTGTCACAGTGTCTATCATAAATCTCAGTTTCCCCACTCTAAATTCTAATACAAGAAGAAAAATCCTACTTTAATGATGAAAGAAACACAGCTATCTTCTTTTTTAGttaatcttttttctttaaacctataagaatataaagtgtctctctctccattaacttcatatttatatatttctttacgctatatatttctcatttcaaagcattaaacatatttttaaatgactttgaTGAGGAAATAATATCTTAACAATATGATAACTTTAAACTCTTTGAAATGTCATTAGGTGAGATATCACTGTCATCATTATAAAATGTGCAGGGATTGCATGATTTTCTCCGAGTTTCCAATCTGGGACATCTGGTGCTTTTTACTAGGCAGCCTTATAGTACTCCTATGATGGAGTAATAATAAATAGCCCTCAATGTTCTATGTTCAAACTGATAAAACACAACTTAATAACAAATTAGCACAATATAAACTACAAATTTGTGATTAATCACACTAAGTGGACCGAAAACACCATGGAATAAACATGTCATAACATGTCATAGCTAAAACACGGTAATACAGTAAATGAATGTAACTATATTAGGGTGAGTTAACCTGCAGGTGTGTAATACTGATGCACTTGAAGGCGCTCTCTGGTCATGTGATTGTGTGTTGGTGAAAGTGTTGCTGGGAGCGGACCATGGAGCGGACAAGCTGCGAAATGTTTGTTATAAGGACGTCACATGAAGTTGTCCgtgaaataaatcaaaatagacgacacagtttagtttttattcccAGTAAACTGTGTTACAAACTATTTTCGTCAATTGGAGATTGGGACATCTGCTGAATTAGGAAACGAAGTGAACAGGTTTGTCGACGCTCACTTGATGCTAACGCTTAGCAAAATTAAGCTAACACAATTAGCCAATGAAGTGGTGTAGCTTAAACTGAGTTTTCCTCCAACTTGCATGACATTCGACTGCGTACTTGAAagggttatttttttaaacttggcTAACAAATAGCTTAGCTAAGTGGGCTTGATAACGTGAAATAGTGGTAGCATATTGCTAGCATTGTGCTACAAACGTTTTTTTAACCGGTTAAACGACACTGTCTAATTCCTGGGACACTCTAGGTAAGGCAAGGTaatgcagctttatttatatagcgcatttcataccaAGGAGCAAcgcaatgtgctttacataaaaacaaacattcaacagtaagaattggaaacaaaaaatatacaatgtgaaaaataatattaaaacccaataatagtaaaattcGAAACATTAAAAGATACAATTATCTTATGGATAAAATGGGGGTGCCTGGTGAGAGGTTGCACTTAACATTTTGCTGATGGGAGCACAGTTATGTTAACTATTAATGACATGACATATTTCTGATTTACAGTGAATATTGGGCAACAACTGGACacttatataaacatttttttctttcaaaatagCAATTTATGGCTGAACccagagatggaagaaagatcCAAGAGTAGTTCATCCAACAAGTGAACATCTAATGGGTGAGTAAGCCCTCTGTGGCcaagttttatatatttaataatttagtAATTTCTGCAGCATTAAAAGGTTTCACTCTCCTGTTGTGCTTTTGATAGGACAGTCTCCTTACTGAATGAGAATAACAATTCATGTTGACTGACATTTATAACTCGATGCAGAATCATGCACATCAATATTTGCACTGCATCTAAGAAACACTTGtttcctccacccctccataaGGAGGACATGTTGTTAAACTGGTTCAgtgcaacaacacacacaggctaTGGTTTGTTTCTTTATTGATCAGTAAAAATATCTTTAATGGTTGTTATTCCTTGTTATGTTTACACTCACTGCACATCAGGTTATAATTGTGTACTTACTGGAATAGCAAACAAATGTACAGAGGCACAGATGGAGTTATTGGCTCTGCTTGCTTCTGAAGTTGTCACTCGATTAAAAATTGAGGTAACAGCTGAAGCAATACATTTCACAAGTATGCACCCAAATAGAATAACATAGTTTGTCTTTGCAGTATTGTGTTAGTCCTATTCTCACTAGCAATTTCATTAATACTACCATCACTGTTAACGTTTGGACTGATACTAATTTTTCAGTATCACAAGTACTACTGTTGTTAGCACTGCCAGTGCTATAATGCTAATACTACCAATAATTACAGCTACATTTACTATCAgtgtttgtgctgctgttgttacGGAtagtaatgctgctgctgcagcagcagctactAATAATACTGCTAGTGGTAGTTGTACTGCTATTTCTGTTACTGTTAtattagtagcagtagtaataTTACAATTTGGGTCATTAGTGCTGGTTTCAGTTGTGTaagtgctgcagtgtgtgttggtcagccaTTCTTGTTTGATACTGCTTTACTTTGCTGCTCCACTCCGCTAATGTGAATTTTCTAAATGACTGAGTTGAAAGTTCACAGTATGGAGTCTGTGCTCCCATGCTAACAGGCActgacagagaacagagaacagagtaGAGGAGGGGGAGACGCAGAGGCAACAATACCCTAGTCTTGGGATACCAGGCAATCTGAGATCTCCCAGCCTACCAATTGCCTGGGGATTTCAGAATGCAAGTTAGTTGCTTGAACAGCCACTAACAAACCTACAGCCCTCACATTTAGTTAAGGGCATGCCTTAACTATGCTCTCCCACCATTCTCCTCCCTGGTGAACTCAAGCATTCAGAGGAAACATTGCTACTACTCCTCAGTGCTTTTATATAGTACTTGTACTGGTGCCGTCAGTGATACCCATTGTGTTAGTATAATGAGAATTAGATTAAATGTATAATCAATGAGtagaaagggttaaaatgaaaaagggtTTGcgttggccgggaatcgaacccgggtcaactgcttggaaggcagctatgctaaCCACTATACCACCAACGCTTGGTAACTAGTTATGTCATAACTCTTTAAATTACGCAACCATAGGGTGCAACTGGGCATTTGTTTTTCAGTACACAACACTGCACGTTCATTCCATAAAACGTCTTATTTCATTTCAATGGCATCAGATCCATGATCTGTTAAGATGTGGTGTTATGCTGCTGACAAGCCTCCGTATTTAATCTTACTCACCAGATGATTGTGGCAccagtttccgtagtgtagtggttatcacgttcgcctaacacgcgaaaggtccccggttcgaaaccgggcggaaacactttTGACTTTCACAAGTGTGTAGCAAGGAACTTGACTTTAGTTTCCAGTGGCTCTCAAAGGACTCTGATATATTATACTGAAGGATACATATACTGGAGACTTACAGGTGAACAAGTACAGCAGActaacagagaaaagcagataTAAACACAAAGCTACTACTAGGCAAAAAGGTAGAAGAAGAGCAAGAAAATAGTACATATAAAATGAAAGTatatacacacaacaacatACAATATGTATATACAGGTCAAACTATCATGGTAAACTATGTTAGTGCAAATAGTAAGGGTAAAGGGATGAGTATTGTTTTATCAGTACTACTGGTCTTATCAATCCACTTCAGGTTTTGGGGAATTATAGGTCTCAGATACCTGAAGTATTCCACAGTCGGCATAATGCTGTTGAGCTTGTTGAGGGATTTCCTCCTGAAGTCTAATGTCATCTCCATGAATGTGTTCAGCTTCAGTGTTGCGAGTCAACCATAGGGCCAGTTGTGTTTCTCTTAATTTAAGATTTTGATCTTATATGTAGTGCATTCCTATTTATTCAGTAGCAGTAGAATATTGAGTATGGAAAATGTACATCACAATCATAAATGTGGAGGGGGGAAAATGGTAGCGCCCAacgtggggctcgaacccacgaccctgagattaagagtctcatgctctaccgactgagctagcCGGGCATGTGTCACTCAGAAAATATGAGTATTTTTATTCCTGCACCAATAATGTCCTCGTCTGTTTAAGATCCAATCTTATCATCCTTTCATGGTAGTCACTTTCTGATGTGAGACTGGATGTAGGCATATTATGCAGGGTAGGACATTGGACATCACAAATCATGTCCTTTCTCTCCATTGTGATTGGATTACGTATGATAGGAGAACAATGCTCAAGCAACTACTCAAAGTAAGTAAACAtttttcatatacagtatattcccATCATTATATTTccatcattttatcattttgttaTTGAGTGCCACATTATGTTATATGGCCACTTCAGTCAGAATAGCTAGCAATATATAACGCTAccaaatttacatttacattatcttTAGATGAGCACAAAACGTAAGAGCCACAAGGCCATGGAAGAGGTGATGGTGGGGCTGAGGTAAGAGACCACCCCCAATTCATCAAAAGTGGTATGACCTCTATCAGAAGGTAAAGTGTATCAAAATATGATAAGTGATAAGATTATTCTTTATTGTCTCTTGGGAGAAATTTGCCTCGGGTATACAGGTTGCATagcagcacacatacacattattattcatatacatgtacaataaaactactaaaactaTTTTGTTAGGACCTTGAATTGACTCCATTCATTTTTATAACCTTAATCGTAACTAATTTATGcctaaccttaacataaccTTAACTGACACCTTACCCCCAACCAAGATGTCAGAAATGATGTTTTGCCACATTAGGACCAGGCTTTGGTCCTGATGACAAGGTCAGTGTTTATACCAAAAATGGTCcccacaaataaaaaaaacacacaccagaccATGGTCATTTTTGAGGACATTATGTAGTCTAGCATTCATTTTCTGGAGccccaaccctaaccttaaGTTAACCATAACCATAGCCATAGCCCTTTCCTAAATGGAGACATGGCTTTTATCCCCAATTGCACAAGTTGTCCTCAATGTCCTCAAACATAGCCTATGACAGAGCGCATGCATACAtactctctctttgtttttagtAGTTTGATTAGTAGTCTTCCCCAAACTGAATTTACACTTATTGAAGAAAAATTCAGTCCATATGCAGAGCATGTACATTTCAGCTTTCACATATATATTCCACTTGTGAGTGAAATAGGGCatctgtctctgtggcgcaatcggttagcgcgttcggctgttaaccgaaaggttggtggttcgagcccacccagggacgggAAGTCATTTTATTGAGAGAATGTTGAGTGTATTCTACAAATAGTAAATCAATCCTTGTCAGTCATGAATTgtttataacaaaaacaatccTTAGTCAAATCTGTGGGCAAATAAAGAGGAGTAGTACTTCTTGTATGCGGGGAGGAATGACAGTGATGAGTGTTTTAATGATACCAATACTCTTAATTGATAGTGTTTACCAGTTCAATGTGTACTCAATACAGCGGTTTTCAGTTTCCATTGATACCTGTGTTGTCAGCTTTTGTAACCATTCTTGACACCGTTTTACTATCACTGCTATACGTGTACTCCGGAGTTGCACTGTGTGTATGGACAGTGGGGGGAGGGTAGAGCTGTAACGCACCCTTGTGCAAACACAGCCTGACAGTggcagaggaagggagaaaaaagagacaagaaaGTACTTACAAGTATAAATTACTCAAATATCTCTTTTATTCTTCTgttctgtttgctttttattttactttttagtcACTTAGAACCGGTCCCACATTCAGAAAGGTTCAGCTGTAATCCCTGGGGGAGGGGAGGTTGGGTACATGGAATATGAGCTCTTAAAGTAACAGCTAGGTATCGTGAGGGCAGAAGGAGTGCAGTACTTTGTGGTTGCAAGGATACTGGATAGAATGGCTCTAAAATGCGGTGTTTCATTCTGGGTGTAAAGAGAGTAGCTTACAGTAACAGTAGCAACTTAATGTTACGCAAGAGGAGATAACTGCCTTGTGACAACATTGAGTGGCTTGGAGAATCTAAAATCTAGTGGATAAAAAAGTTCATTTAGAACACTGCTTAATGTGTAGCATCACACACAGATCCAAACACAACATGATGCCCCACATCAACATATTATGGCACATTCCCCCCAATAAGACCTGTAATCCCCCTACccctaaaaaacacacacaaacacacacatatataggtTTGCGCAACTATTTTGTTAGGACCTTGAATTGACTCCATTCATTTTTATAACCTTAATCGTAACTAATTTATGcctaaccttaacataaccTTAACTGACACCTTACCCCCAACCAAGATGTCAGAAATGATGTTTTGCCACATTAGGACCAGGCTTTGGTCCTGATGACAAGGTCAGTGTTTATACCAAAAATGGTCcccacaaataaaaaaaacacacaccagaccatggtcacttttgaGGACATTATGTAGTCTAGCATTCATTTTCTGGAGccccaaccctaaccttaaGTTAACCATAACCATAGCCATAGCCCTTTCCTAAATGGAGACATGGCTTTTATCCCCAATTGCACAAGTTGTCCTCAATGTCCTCAAACATAGCCTATGACAGAGCGCATGCATACATACTGTCATTTCAGCTTTCACATATATATTCCACTTGTGAGTGAAATAGCGCatctgtctctgtggcgcaatcggttagcgcgttcggctgttaaccgaaaggttggtggttcgagcccacccagggacgggAAGTCATTTTATTGAGAGAATGTTGAGTGTATTCTACAAATAGTAAATCAATCCTTGTCAGTCATGAATTgtttataacaaaaacaatccTTAGTCAAATCTGTGGGCAAATAAAGAGGAGTAGTACTTCTTGTATGCGGGGAGGAATGACAGTGATGAGTGTTTTAATGATACCAATACTCTTAATTGATAGTGTTTACCAGTTCAATGTGTACTCAATACAGCGGTTTTCAGTTTCCATTGATACCTGTGTTGTCAGCTTTTGTAACCATTCTTGACACCGTTTTACTATCACTGCTATACGTGTACTCCGGAGTTGCACTGTGTGTATGGACAGTGGGGGGAGGGTAGAGCTGTAACGCACCCTTGTGCAAACACAGCCTGACAGTggcagaggaagggagaaaaaagagacaagaaaGTACTTACAAGTATAAATTACTCAAATATCTCTTTTATTCTTCTgttctgtttgctttttattttactttttagtcACTTAGAACCGGTCCCACATTCAGAAAGGTTCAGCTGTAATCCCTGGGGGAGGGGAGGTTGGGTACATGGAATATGAGCTCTTAAAGTAACAGCTAGGTATCGTGAGGCCAGAAGGAGTGCAGTACTTTGTGGTTGCAAGGATACTGGATAGAATGGCTCTAAGAATAattggaaaaacaacaaatagcTAGATCCAGGCCTCTATCCAATCTCTATTTTTGCACCAAAGATTCTGGCATGTTTGCATTGGATTGCATTAAATAAACACTCTAATTTTTAAACGGCATCATCAAATGACAACTGTGTTATAATCTTAGACAGGAAGAGAAGTAAATCAAAGAAATGTCAAGAGACTGAGACCTACACAACCACCTGAAATATGAGAAAAAGGTCTGGAAAACTTTAAGAAATCCCCATTGCCTGACCActcaaacatccagcagagctGTAAGAAGACTATGGCGGCCATGATTTATTACCTTTGTTAGCCAAATAACTGCATCACTGCAAAACAATGGATCAGAGTtttgctaaataaataatactgaaTGTCTTCTTTCCACATTTTTTCTGTGTTGTATTGTGTGCTCTAACTCTCCAGAAATGGCAGTAATGTTAAAAACTCATCATTATAAGGCCACAACAGATTTATGATCAAGCTGAGCCATGGGATCATACATGAGCCTGACAGTTCATTTTTAGCAGTAATGACTTAACCATGAACAGTCTCAGCGTACAGATAGTATTTCCTCTGGATTATATTGCACTGCACAGCAGTTTATAGTACTCTGGACAAGATTTGCAGCTCTAGACTTTTATCACAGCAGCAATCGTTTGTGCCAGTCACCAGGTAAATAGAAGAAATAAGGCATTCACATTACTGTGCTTGCTTTGCTGCATGAGATCATGTTTGGGGCTGACAGACATTGAGCAAGGGTGTTGGGCTCTGCCAGGGTTGTGCCGTAGTCAACAACTTATGATTTTCAGAGGGAGTTTGAGAGTCAGCACATCCTTGTCTGCTAGAAAATGGTGAATAGTTCCCTTCAAATTGGGAGAGCATGACAATTATGCTTTATCGGTCACAGCATGCAAGGTAGAGAATGAGATTGAAAGGAAGATTTATGTGACATATTGTCCTTGAATAAAGGGGTGGTacctgtctctgtggcgcaatcggttagcgcgttcggctgttaaccgaaaggttggtggttcaagcccacccagggacgatTGTATGTTTTCCAGAGGAAATGAAGTGTAACAATTTTATTGTGCATTTGCAAGCatcaaaaaataattgtttaatcaAATTTGTGGCTATATGTGCAGCATTTTTCCCAGTATGTTCTATGAACACTGTTACGAGCCAAATAATGATATGGCTGCCACTGTAATAATGCAGGAGCTGTAGTGGATGTCACTACCCTGGAGCCATGTACAATAAAGCATTGCATGATGatcatacatgcatacataagttaaatattttacacacattttcactgtgGCTAGTACAAATGGGGTTGTAACAAACCTTCAGGGAAGGCTGAAAAACCATAGTGTGGACACAGTGGAACGCTAGTCTAGACTTTTGACCATTCACATGTACCTCCTCAACTTGACTGACAGGGTACCCACTGTGACCCAACTGAAtcatgataaaaatgaaaatcaggTGGTAATAGCCTAATGACAAATTTAACATGCACAGTTAAATGCACATTTCTAGTctaaatttattttatattatactgAACTACTTtgtactaataataataacaacaatgaaTGCATTGTATTTATAGGCACCTTTCAAAGTACTGAGGACACCtcacaagacaaaaaacaacaacagtacatcaaacataataaaatcCGCAAACATTGGAGTGGAAGTTAGTACAAttttacaatttaatttaaaatttgaGCTAAGGTAAGTTCTAAATAGCTGCTAACGTTGCTTTCATCATGTGTTTTCCATCACTCAGTGGATGGTCCACCAGAGAGGATAGTCGGAGTGAACGCAACAGACTCACTCTTCAACTCATCAAATCTTTTCTCCCCACCTGCATTCCATGAAGACatgccctactctgcctctgattggctagtactcATTGCCTTTGTTGGTTGGGTTTAGGCATAAGGAATGTGATGGTTAGGGTAAAAATATTAGAGAATGTGTGTTGTCACAGAATGTGGGttggaataaaaataacatcttCAACTCATCTATCACTATAGGTGCTGTcaagaagaacaaaacaaagatcTTCAAGATTACTTTAATCAActcaaaaatgcaaaatgcttGTAAATTGTCACAATTACTGGAACGTTTTGATGTCCTGCGCAAAGTCCACTCCATTA is a genomic window containing:
- the rab36 gene encoding ras-related protein Rab-36: MQDNRNGMMPFPPPIGNDRVIWELPKCYTPAACVQLKIDWDIQTKAACKDRAVRNQPWDRQKMSKVVVVGDLNVGKTCLINRFCKDVFERDYKATIGVDFEIERFEISGVPFSLQIWDTAGQEKFKCIASAYYRGAQVIITVFDMADIKSLDHTRQWLEEAMSENEPDSCFIFLVGTKSDLLPAEEKQRTERDAVRIATEMHAEFWAVSSKTGENVQGFFFRVAALAFENCILKDMENGVPVGIGLGDSIKSDRANLEETAPQDGKRGCC